One genomic segment of Borrelia miyamotoi includes these proteins:
- a CDS encoding flagellar filament outer layer protein FlaA: protein MIKAQKLVSILFFLILFSSLLAQELSVDTSDDSSQKNGPGELVFDFSELARDLNSTRLDLTDYVDRVYSGASGIVKAEDMILNLGLNNWIVLLTPSARMQAYVKNSFVSPAIVKGESKRYAGDTILGVRVFFPKYSQSSAMILPPFKIPFYAGDDGNQFLGKGLIDNVKTMKEVKVTVYSLGYEADLEVLFEDMSGMEYVYPLGTLRFKGWADLVWSNPNYLPSINSRMIKDNIPNYPLPSSKMRFKALRILKSHSSREQNFIFYVKDVRVIYDKLNVSFDSEIDNESTFKIYETQGIESLRKLKAQETFRKILKIKEDVSMSDESFQNFLEKGNNDGAGLLTKEK, encoded by the coding sequence ATGATTAAAGCACAAAAGCTTGTTTCTATTTTATTTTTTCTTATTTTGTTTAGTTCTCTTTTAGCTCAAGAGCTATCTGTCGACACATCAGATGATAGTTCTCAGAAAAATGGGCCTGGGGAATTAGTTTTTGACTTTTCAGAACTTGCAAGAGATCTAAATTCAACTAGGCTTGATCTTACAGATTATGTTGATCGTGTATATTCGGGGGCTTCAGGTATTGTTAAGGCAGAGGATATGATATTAAACCTAGGACTAAATAATTGGATTGTTCTTTTGACTCCTTCAGCTAGAATGCAGGCTTATGTAAAAAATTCTTTTGTGTCTCCAGCTATTGTTAAGGGTGAATCCAAGAGATATGCTGGCGATACAATCTTGGGAGTGAGGGTATTTTTTCCAAAATATTCTCAATCTTCTGCAATGATTTTACCTCCATTTAAGATTCCTTTTTATGCTGGAGACGATGGCAATCAGTTTTTAGGTAAGGGACTCATTGATAATGTTAAGACTATGAAAGAGGTTAAGGTGACCGTTTACAGTTTAGGTTATGAGGCTGATCTTGAAGTTTTATTTGAAGATATGAGTGGTATGGAATATGTTTATCCTTTAGGCACTTTAAGATTTAAGGGTTGGGCGGATTTAGTATGGTCAAATCCTAATTATCTTCCAAGCATAAATTCTAGGATGATTAAAGATAATATTCCTAACTATCCTCTTCCCTCAAGTAAGATGAGATTTAAAGCATTAAGAATTTTAAAGTCTCATAGTTCAAGGGAGCAGAATTTTATTTTTTATGTCAAGGATGTGAGAGTTATTTATGATAAGTTAAATGTTTCCTTTGATTCTGAAATTGATAATGAATCTACATTTAAAATTTATGAGACACAGGGGATAGAATCACTTCGAAAATTAAAGGCACAGGAAACTTTTAGGAAAATTTTAAAGATTAAGGAAGATGTATCAATGTCAGATGAATCTTTCCAAAATTTTTTAGAGAAAGGTAATAATGATGGGGCTGGGTTACTTACTAAAGAAAAATGA
- a CDS encoding N-acetylmuramoyl-L-alanine amidase family protein — protein sequence MQLSFGKIILLINVIFVYLSLEAQEADYVNILDSFDSKFFKFNFSIENDILTIENEKGHLKIKVGFEYGLSSIGYYIYIEPILLKDGEILITKKALMQIENHFKSLQTYSKPRITSIVIDPGHGGHDRGAVVTHRINEYDITLLEKDFALTYSMHLYKILSNYFLDRNILLTRVDDIFVPLQDRSELANAIKPDFPNNVIFLSIHVNNAPNPKARGIEFWYLPQDSKREVIKNLKGYDVRGNRYLRELNDILDIKYKYESRKLAEILYETFIEVVCETRVRSIREEQWFVIKNSSMPAVLIEIGFLSNIYDAMLILDYSYMSKMNILVLESLIKFIEFYEK from the coding sequence GTGCAATTGAGCTTTGGGAAAATAATATTATTGATTAATGTAATCTTTGTCTATCTATCTTTAGAGGCTCAAGAAGCTGATTATGTTAATATTCTTGATTCATTTGATAGTAAATTTTTTAAATTCAATTTTAGCATTGAAAATGATATTCTTACAATTGAAAATGAGAAGGGACATCTTAAGATCAAGGTTGGATTTGAATATGGTCTTTCATCTATTGGTTATTACATTTATATAGAGCCCATCCTTTTAAAGGATGGAGAGATCCTGATAACTAAGAAAGCTTTGATGCAAATTGAAAATCATTTTAAATCTTTGCAAACTTATAGTAAGCCACGAATAACGTCGATAGTAATTGATCCTGGTCATGGAGGTCATGATAGAGGGGCTGTTGTAACGCATAGGATCAATGAATATGATATTACTCTTTTGGAGAAAGATTTTGCTTTAACTTATTCTATGCATTTGTATAAAATCTTAAGTAATTATTTTTTAGACAGAAATATTTTATTAACGCGTGTAGATGATATTTTCGTGCCGTTACAAGATAGGTCTGAACTTGCAAATGCTATTAAACCAGATTTTCCAAATAATGTGATATTTTTGTCAATACATGTGAATAATGCTCCAAATCCTAAAGCTAGAGGGATTGAATTTTGGTATCTTCCCCAGGATTCAAAAAGAGAAGTTATAAAAAATTTAAAAGGGTATGATGTCAGAGGTAATAGATACTTAAGGGAACTTAATGATATACTAGATATTAAGTATAAATATGAATCAAGGAAATTGGCTGAGATTTTATATGAGACTTTTATTGAGGTTGTATGTGAAACTAGAGTCAGATCAATTAGGGAAGAGCAGTGGTTTGTGATAAAAAATAGTAGTATGCCAGCTGTATTAATTGAGATTGGATTTTTATCTAATATTTATGATGCGATGTTGATTTTGGATTATAGTTATATGAGTAAAATGAATATATTAGTACTTGAATCTTTAATTAAATTTATTGAATTTTATGAAAAGTAA
- a CDS encoding chemotaxis protein CheA translates to MIDSENEELLEIFFEEAQNLVDTLEENIMSLDDDPNNTETIDEIFRAAHTLKGSSASVDMMELSGFTHVIEDVFDAIRDNKLKICNNLVDLLLGSLDVIKGMLDARLNGNIYLQDVSDLKIKLRGFLERDQTTSVVFLDNVSDDEFLLSSRELSDMREGLGLGQKVLRVSVHFNEDNPMVTVAGIQMFQSLKDLGPILYTVPNYEQIIAGKFLKRVDYYLMYSNNLSVEKKINLSDVALNYVIDEFDIESELAKAELREKNIVDNNTSSKDELQLSSDEIVSLKEYIGNAKLFEVKLNFNKDNPMATISGLQMLQALRSLGEVYKSIPNSEDLLTDKFFDFIVYYLISNTSVDSISRKVNLSDVVVSFDINEVDLKKIKKVDLNTEVDNYAPVKESKKVPVNINLIRVDSKRIDYMLNLVSEAVVSKSTYNQINFDMISFLHNFNHFYDSQESFRNNFLVDLKMIFKDIGLDLESSIENQIAGLVEYKVDRILHDISELKDLLLKIIQDSKSTSNRLSRIITDLHESVLKTRMLPVSGIFSRFTRVVRDLSKKLGKIVELSTEGEDTEIDKSVMDDLVEPLMHCVRNSMDHGLETADERLKKGKDEAGHIVLRAKNEGNVISIEIEDDGRGIDPNIIRRKSIEKGLIKENTILSESEILNLIFSPGFSTASQITDVSGRGVGLDVVKNSIKKLNGTIVIDSKIDVGTTFKIKLPLTLVIVQGLLVKSGSEVYVLPLNSVLETHRISEEDIKILENDHEVYNLREEIISVLRLDELFNIKYDQDLYEKFLIVVNINDKKAGIVVDSILGEEDFVVKPIKDKYASSPGIVGAATLGNGKVVLIIDIFGLFDLKDMKE, encoded by the coding sequence ATGATAGATTCAGAAAATGAAGAACTTTTGGAGATCTTTTTTGAAGAAGCTCAAAATCTTGTAGATACTCTTGAAGAGAATATCATGTCATTAGATGATGACCCTAATAATACAGAAACTATTGATGAGATATTTAGGGCTGCACATACCCTTAAAGGTAGTTCAGCTTCAGTTGACATGATGGAACTTTCAGGATTTACTCATGTTATTGAAGATGTATTTGATGCTATTAGAGATAACAAATTAAAAATATGTAATAATCTTGTTGATTTACTTTTAGGTTCGCTTGATGTAATAAAAGGCATGCTTGATGCACGTCTTAATGGAAATATTTATTTACAAGATGTAAGCGATCTTAAAATTAAATTAAGAGGGTTTTTAGAGAGAGATCAGACAACTTCTGTAGTGTTTTTAGATAATGTAAGTGACGATGAATTTTTGCTTTCTTCCCGTGAACTTAGTGATATGCGTGAAGGGTTGGGACTTGGACAAAAAGTTTTAAGGGTTAGTGTCCATTTTAATGAAGACAATCCCATGGTTACAGTTGCTGGGATACAGATGTTTCAATCTTTGAAAGACTTAGGGCCAATTCTTTACACTGTTCCTAATTATGAGCAAATTATTGCAGGTAAGTTTTTAAAAAGAGTAGATTATTATTTGATGTATTCAAATAATCTTAGTGTTGAGAAAAAAATAAACTTGTCTGATGTTGCTTTAAATTATGTAATTGATGAATTTGATATTGAGAGTGAGTTAGCAAAAGCAGAGTTAAGAGAAAAAAATATTGTTGATAATAATACTTCGTCTAAAGATGAATTGCAACTTTCTAGTGATGAAATTGTAAGCTTAAAGGAATACATTGGTAATGCTAAGTTATTTGAGGTGAAGTTAAATTTCAATAAAGATAATCCTATGGCAACAATTTCAGGACTGCAAATGCTTCAGGCATTAAGAAGTTTGGGAGAGGTTTATAAATCTATTCCTAATAGTGAAGATTTATTAACCGATAAGTTTTTTGATTTTATTGTGTATTATTTGATATCAAATACCTCAGTGGATAGTATTTCTAGAAAAGTAAATTTGTCAGATGTTGTTGTTAGTTTTGATATTAATGAAGTTGATTTGAAAAAGATTAAAAAGGTAGATTTAAATACTGAAGTTGATAATTATGCTCCTGTTAAGGAATCTAAGAAAGTGCCTGTGAATATCAATTTAATTAGGGTTGATAGTAAAAGAATAGATTACATGCTAAATCTTGTAAGTGAGGCTGTCGTAAGTAAGTCAACTTATAATCAAATAAATTTTGATATGATATCTTTTCTTCATAATTTTAATCATTTTTATGATTCTCAAGAAAGTTTTCGAAATAATTTCTTGGTAGATTTAAAGATGATTTTTAAGGATATTGGATTAGACTTAGAAAGTTCTATTGAGAATCAAATAGCAGGTTTGGTCGAGTATAAGGTTGATAGAATTCTACATGATATTTCAGAATTGAAAGATTTGTTGTTAAAAATTATTCAGGATTCTAAATCTACCTCTAATAGGCTTTCTAGAATAATTACTGATTTACATGAGAGTGTTTTAAAAACAAGGATGCTACCAGTTTCTGGTATTTTTTCAAGATTTACAAGAGTTGTAAGAGACCTTTCAAAGAAGTTGGGTAAAATTGTAGAGCTTAGTACTGAGGGGGAGGATACGGAGATTGATAAATCTGTTATGGATGATCTTGTAGAGCCTTTAATGCATTGTGTTAGAAATTCTATGGATCATGGACTTGAAACTGCTGATGAGAGACTTAAGAAAGGCAAGGATGAAGCTGGTCATATAGTTTTGCGTGCTAAGAATGAGGGTAATGTGATATCAATTGAGATTGAAGATGATGGGAGAGGGATAGATCCAAATATTATTAGGAGAAAATCAATTGAAAAAGGTTTAATTAAGGAGAATACGATTTTATCTGAGAGTGAGATTCTGAACTTAATTTTTTCTCCTGGATTTTCAACGGCTAGTCAGATTACAGATGTTTCTGGTAGAGGAGTAGGGCTTGATGTTGTTAAAAATAGTATTAAAAAATTGAATGGGACTATTGTTATAGATTCAAAAATTGATGTTGGTACTACTTTTAAAATAAAGCTTCCTTTAACATTAGTGATTGTTCAGGGTCTTCTTGTAAAATCAGGCAGTGAAGTTTATGTTCTTCCTTTAAATAGTGTTCTTGAGACGCATAGGATTAGTGAAGAGGATATTAAAATTCTTGAAAATGATCATGAGGTGTATAATTTAAGAGAAGAAATTATATCTGTGCTTAGACTTGATGAGCTTTTTAATATAAAGTATGATCAAGACTTATATGAGAAATTTTTGATAGTCGTTAACATTAATGATAAAAAGGCAGGGATCGTTGTGGATTCTATTCTTGGAGAAGAAGATTTTGTTGTAAAGCCTATTAAAGACAAGTATGCTTCAAGTCCTGGAATAGTTGGGGCTGCTACACTTGGTAATGGTAAGGTTGTCTTAATTATTGATATATTTGGGCTTTTTGATTTAAAGGATATGAAAGAATAG